The Phaenicophaeus curvirostris isolate KB17595 chromosome 27, BPBGC_Pcur_1.0, whole genome shotgun sequence DNA window GGATTGAAATGGGGTTTGAAGACTCAAAATAGGGTTGGGGGCTTGAAAATGGGGGCTtgaaagggggtttggaggctCAAAATAGGGTTGGGGGGCTCAAAATTGGGTTGGGGGCTTGGAAAAGGGGGCTGAAAAGAGAGTTTGAGGGATTGaaatggggttggggggctcaaAAGAGGGTTGGAGGATTGAAATGGGGTTTGAAATCGGGTCGGGAGGCTCAAAAGAGGGTTTGGGGCTTGAAAATGGGGGCTTGAAAAAAGGGGCTTGAAAGAGGGTTGGAGGATAGAAATGGGGGTTGAAATGGGGTTTGAAGACTCAAAATAGGGTTGGGGGCTTGAAAATGGGGGCttgaaagggggtttgggggcttgATATGGGGTCGAGGGGCTCAGAGTGGGATTGGAGGGGCTTGAAAAAGGGGTttgaaagggggtttgggggctcaaAGTAGGGTCAGAGGGATTGAAATGGGGTCGTGGAGCCCCGAATGGGGTTGGGGTGCTCAAAATaatgttgggggggggggcttggaaagggtttggggggctcagtGGGTCTCTGCGCCCCTGCAGCCTGGGGACGAGGTGCAGTGCGAGATCGAGGAGCTGGGCACCATCCGGAACAGGGTGGTGTAAGCCTGGAGCTCTCGAAAATCCCACCTGGCTTCCCTTTGGgagataaataataataaatccaCGAGCTGAGGACGGACCCTACTCCTGTTTTTAATCGGTGAAGCGCTGGATGAAGGCTGCCAGCTTCTCGCGGCTCGCGGCCGAGAGGAACAGCTCGGAGAGATGGAGCAAGGAGCCCTTGGAGCTCGGAAGCTCCTCCAGCacctggaaaaagagaaaaaagggggtttgggggggcttcAAAAAGCTTGGGGAGGTTCCTGGAGGACCCGCTTACCCCCAGCTCCTTGAAGGTCTGCAGAGAGCTGAGGGCCAGGCTCCTGGTGGGATGcactggaaggagagaaaatccCATCGGAGCATCCGTATCCCTTCATCCCGGCCCACGCggcttggatttgggggtgctgagcccctcaaaaaaaggggggagatGCCTTCAGCCCCCTAGTTTGACTCACCAAAACCATCACCCTCAGCCAGGAACTCCAGCAGCGCCTCCACGTAGGCGTCTTCTGCGATCGGGGAGAGAGGATGGGATCAAATCTTGGCTCCCAAGGGGAAAACCAGCCCCATATTTGGGGTCTGGATGTCGAACCGAGGGCGCTTgggctgtgcctcagtttccccaaaaGCCACGCGCCCCCCACTGCCAACGCCACTTGGTTTGGGCttttggggaaactgaggcacagcccagcctggagaggtgGGGATGGAAGTCCTACCAGGCTGGGGCCAGCTGGGTCGCTCCAGGAAAGCCACGGCTCGGACGTAGGTGCTGAGCGTGGGGCGCAGGAGCTGGCACAGAAAGCGGAAGAAGCCGGGGGACCCCTGGGGTTCACTGAGCTGGGGAGTGGGGGGAAGAAGCCGGAGTTTGGGAGGAGCATCCTTGCCCCACCAGGGGGGTAGTGGGGACGCTTAAAATCAGGTGGAGGGGGCTGGAAATGGAGTGGGGGGGCtcaaaatggggctgggggtgttcaaaATGGGGTCAGAGGGGTCCAAAATGGGCTTGGGGGACTCAAAATagggattgggggggctggaAATGGGGTGGGGGCTCAAAATGGGGTCAGAGGGGTCCAAAATGGGCTTGGGGGACTCAAAATAGGGATTGAGGGGGCTGGAAATGGAGGGGGGGGCTCAAAATGGGACTGGGGGGGTTCAACATGGGGTCAGAGGGGTCCAAAATGGGCTGGGGGACTCAAAATagggattgggggggctggaAATGGGGTGAGGGGCTCAAAATGGGGTCAGAGGGGCATGAAACTggttgggggggctctgagatAGGGGTTGGGGTGCTCAAAATAGGGACTTGGGGGGCTTGAAATGGGGTTGGGGGACACAAAATGGGACTGGGGGACTCAAAATGGGATCGGAGGGGTCCAAAATGGGTTGGGGGCTTGAGATAGGGCTTGGGAGGGCTCAAAATagggattgggggggctggaAATGGGGTGGGGGGCTCCAAATGGGGTCAGAGGGGCACGAAACGGGTTGGGGGGGCTCTGAAATAGGGTTGGGGGCTGAGataggggttgggggggctcaAAATAGGGGCTGGGGACTCAAAACGGGGTTAAGGAGGCATCACAATGGGGTTGGAGAGCTTGAAATAGGGTTGAATGGATCGAAATGGGGTTGGGGACTCAAAATAGGGGTTGGGGGACTCAAAATAGGGGTTAAGGAGGCatcacagtggggttggggggcttgAAGAAGGGTGGAGAGCTTGAGATAGGGTTGGGGGGCCTCAAAATAGGGGTTGGGGGATGAAAAATAGGGGTTGGGGGACTCAAAATGGGGTTAAGGAGGCatcacagtggggttggggggcttgAAGAAGGGTGGAGAGCTTGAAATAGGGTTGGGGGGCTCAAAATAGGGGTTGGGGGATGCAAAATAGGGGTTGGGGGACTCAAAATGGGGTCAAGGAGGCATCACAGTGGGGTTGGAGAGCTTGAAGAAGGGTGAAGAGCTTGAGATAGGGTTGGGGGGCTCAAAATAGGGGTCAAGGAGGCATCACAGTGGGGTTGAGGGGCTTGAAGAAGGGTGGAGAGCTTGAGATAGGGTTGGGGGGCTCAAAATAGGGATTGGGGGATGCAAAATAGGGGTTGGGGGATGCAAAATGGGGTCAAGGAGGCatcacagtggggttggggagCTTGAAGAAGGGTGGAGAGCTTGAGATAGGGTTGTAGGGATCGAAATGGGGTCGGGGGGGCCTGAAATGAGGGTGACAGGGCCTGAAATGAGTTTAAGGGGGGGTTGGACTCAAGCGGGGGACCTTGAAGCAGCGTTTGGGGGCCCTGTCCTCGCTGTCGCTGTCGCTGAAATCCATGGTGCCTCCCAGCCTTCTTCTCCCGAAGTGCGATGGGGCCAAGTCGCAAACCCAACGCTTGCTGCTCTCCGGCTGCGGGGACGAAGCCGGGATGCGCTGCGATTATTCCACATCCCCACTTCCACCTCCCCTACCCAGCCGGGAGAGGACAACGCAAGCTGAGAAGGTCCCAAGAGGGTCTAATCCCACCTCCTCGGGCTCCAGCAGCCCGCAGAGCAGGAGCTTGTCCAGGATATCCTGGCTCTGGAGCTcgaggggctggcagggctgtgggATTGGAGAAGAAGGGTTGGGGGGCAGCCGGACGCCCCCGAGCGGCACCGACGGGGTCACCGGTTCCtcacctgcagccccagcagggtGGTTGGCAGCAGTCGGAGCAGCTCCAGgatcttctgctgcagctcgCCCTGGCTCAGCACCACGCTGGCAGCTCCGGCCGGAGCTCCCACGAAGGGCAGCATCTCCGTCAGCGAGGCGTGGATggcacaggctgcagggagagcgGCGGCACCGACAGCCCGGGCATCACCGATACCACCCCTGGCATCACCCATTCTACACTCGGCGTCACCGATTCCATCACCAGCGTCACCGATACCACCCCCGGCATCACCCATTCCACGCTCGACGTCACCGATTCCATCCCCGACGTCACCAATTCCACCCCTGGCACCACCGATTCCACCCCTGGCGTCACCCATTCCATGCTCAGCATCACCAATTCCACCCCTGGAGACGCCAATCCCACCCCTGGCATCGCCGATTCCATGCTCAGCATCACCAATTCCATCCCTGGCATCACTGATACCACCCTCAGCATCACCCATTCCATGCTCAGCATCACCGATTCCACCCCTGGAATCGCCGATTCCACCCCTGGCATTGCCGATTCCCTGCCCAGCATCACCAATTCCACCCCTGGCACCACCAATTCCATGTTTGGCACCACAGATTCCACCCCTGGCACCACCAACTCCATGTCTGGCATCACAGATTCCACCCCTGGCACCACCAATTCCATGCTCAGCATCACCAATACTCCCGGCATCACCAATTCCACTCCTGGCACCACCAACACCCCCGGCGTCACCCATTCCATGCTCAGCATCATTGATTCCACCCCTGGAATTGCCAATTCCACCTCTGGCATTGCCGATTCCATCCCGGCATCACCCATTCCATGCTCAGCATCACCAATTCCACCCCGGCATTGCCGATTCCATACTCAGCATCACCAATTCCATCCCTGGCATCACCGATACCAACCCTGGCATCACCCATTCCATGCTCAGCATCACCGATTCCACCCCCGGCATCACCAACCCCCCCGGCATCACCCATTCCATGCTCAGCATCACCGATTCCACCCCCGGCATCACCGATTCCACCCCTGGCATCACCGATACCAACCCTGGTGTCACCCATTCCATGCTCAGCAACACTGATTCCACCCCTGGAGTCGCCAATTCCACCCCTGGCATCGCCGATTCCATGCTCAGCATCACCAATTCCACCCCTGGCATCACCGATTACATACTCAGCATCACCAATACCAACCCTGGCATCACCCATTCCATGCTCAGCAACACCGATTCGACCCCCGACATCACCAACACCCCCGGCGTCACCCATTCCTTGCTCAGCATCACCAATTCCACCCCTGGCATCACCGATTCCATATTCAGCATCACTGATTCTATATTCAGCATCACTGATTCCATATTCAGCATCACCGATTCCACCCCTGGCATCACCAATTTCATATTCAGCATCACCAATTCCAACCCTGGCATCACTGATTCCATATTCAGCATCACCAATTCCATATTCAGCATCACCAGTTCCATATTCAGCATCACCAGTTCCACCCCTGGCATCACTGATTCCATATTCAGCATCACCAGTTCCATATTCAGCATCACCAGTTCCACCCCTGGCATCACCGATTCCATATTCAGCATCACCGATTCCACCCCTGGCATCACCGATTCCATATTCAGCATCACCAATTCCACCCCTGGCATCACTGATTCCATATTCAGCATCACTGATTCCATATTCAGCATCACCGATTCCACCCCTGGCATCACTGATTCCATATTCAGCATCACCAATACCCCTGGCCTGACCGATTCCACCCTCGGCATCACCGATTCCGCCCCGGCCCCCTCACCTCCCACGGCCTCGCTGCCGAAGACGGGCAGGATGGCAGCGCTGTGGtagcccagctccctcagagCCTCCACCGAGCCCTCGGGGACCACCAGGGCGTCACCGACGGGGGAGAGGTGGTAGAGGGTGACTCGGGCCTTGAGCAGGATGAGGCTGTGCTGCACCAGGACGCGGAGCTGCCCGGAGAAGCCCACGTCGCGCTGGTGCAGCAggatctcctccagcagccaggcGAAGTCTGCCATCAGCCAGGAGAAGAAGACACCCTAGAGGAGGAACAAGGATTAgggaatcatggagtggtttgaaTTGGAACAGACCccgaagcccatccagttccacccctgccatgggcagggacacctcccactggatcaggggctccaagcccccatccaacctggccttgaacccctcccggagaggcatccacaacttccctgggcaacctcagccagggcctccctacccacatggtgaagaaattcctcctcgtGTCTAGCCTAAGGATGAGGAGGAAATGGAGGAAGAGGCACCTGGAAGCCTCTTCTTCTCACCTCCTGGTGCTTGTGCAGCAGCAGCGCGGCTGTGATTCCCACTGCCATCACGGCAGAGCAGGCAACGCTGTCTGCCAGGGagagaatcataggatcatcaaataaccaggttggaaaagatccatcggatcatcaagtccaaccatccccatcaatcactaacccatgtccctcagcacctcatccacccatcccttaaacccctccagggaaggggactcaaccccctccctgggcagcctctgccagggaccaatgaccctttccatgaaaaattttttcctgatgtccagcctgaccctcccctggtggagcttgaggccattccctctcgtcctggcccctgtcccttgggagaagagcccagctccctcctctccacaacctcctctcagggagttgcagagagcaatgaggtctcccctcagcctcctcttctccaggctaaacacccccagctctctcagacactcctcgcaatccttgttctccagccccctcaccagcttcgttgctcttctctggactcgctccagagcctcaacatccttcttgtggggaggggccagaactgaccccaggattcaaggagcggtctccccagggccgaggccagagggagaagaacctccctggccctgctggccacgccgggtctgatccaagccaagatgcccttggccttcttggccccctgggcccctgctggctcctgttcaaccaacacccccaggtccttctcctccaggcagtttccagccaggcttctcctagtctggagctgctcagggttgttgtgccccaagggcaggacccgccatttggccttgttaaccctcctgccgttggtctcagcccatggatccagcctgttcagatccctttggagcctcccgatcctccagcagatccagcttccacccagctcagtgtcatccacAGAGAGAGGGACTCGTTGGCCACCGGGGCGTCAGCACGTGCCCCTCTGCCCCCAGCAGGGAAGACAGCGGTGGTGGCATCCCAAGGGATGTCTCTCAGCCCTCACTGGCCACTTCCCCTGTGAggagacagacagatggacaggGTGGACAGAGCTCTCACCGTGCAGGGagtgcagccccagcctggtcaccagcatctcctccttctccctctcggTGCCACCACTTGGAATCGGGGCCGACGAGCCACCAGGCTGGCGGGAGCTGGAGAAAACGGAATGAGAACGGAGCCGGGAGCAGGTGCCGGACGTTGCCCCGTGGCTCCTGCTCACCACGTGCCGAGGATGGTCGgtagcagcagctcctccagcgaCTCTTCCGTGCGGCTCGGCTGGGCGAGGGTCCTGGCAGCAAACTCCTAGGGATGAGGACAAATAAGCCTGGTGGTACCTGGAGCCTTTGGCACCAACCGGGGCCCTCGGCACCAACTGGATCCTGGCTGCCCCTAAAGGTGGGCTCGGGGATTCCCTGAGGAACGTTGGATCATCAGGAGAACACTCGGTCCTCTAGAGAACACTGTGTCCCCTGGAGAACACCAGTTCCACCAAGGAACACTGGATCCCCAGGAGAACACCAGATCCACCAGGGAACACAGGATCCCCAGGAGAACATTGGATCCACCAGGGAACACTGGATCCCCAGGGGAACATCAGAACTCCCAGAGGACACTGGATCCCCAGGAGAACAACAGATCCACCAGGGAACACCAGATCCACCAGGAGAAGAATGGGTTCATTAGGGAACACTGGATCCCCTGGAGAACATCAGATCCGCCAGGAGAAGAATGGGTTCATTAGGGAACACGGGATCCCCTGGAGAACACTGGATCCCCTGTGGAACACCAGATCCCCCAGGCAACACTGGGTGCCCCAAATCCCCAGGAGAACATCAGATCAACCAGGAGAAGAAGAGATCCACCAGGGAACACTGGACCTACTGGAGAACATGAGATCCCCTGGGGAACACTAGGTCCCCTCCTGAGCCCCAACCCTTCCATCTCCAGCCCAGGACAATAAACACTCGTGGATCCAGCCTGGAATCCCAGTGGGAAGCTCGGTGGCCGTACCTGCAAGGAGAAGGGTTGGCCGAAGTCCACACGGGCGCAGCCGAGGTTTCGGCACAGGGCACGGCACGCGGCCCAGAGGCTGAGGGGCTGCGAGGAGAGGACCGGAGCATTAACGGTGTCCAACGGCGCCCTCGGCGCTGCTCCCACACCCAACGAGCGCTCACCGCGTCTTCTCCGGGAAAGCCACCGGGGACCACGTCGTAGGCGATGCCCACGGGGACCAGGAGGACATCGGGGACGCTGCCGTCCCGCACGGCTCCATGCACCATTGCCAGCCACTGCCGGGCCGGCGCAGAGAGGTGCCGGGCAGCCAGGGGCTCCTccaggaagatgaggaggggttggtggctcctcagcacctcctcgACGTACTGGGGACAACaggacagaatcacagaatccccaggttggaaaaaacccactggatcatcgagtccaaccattcccatcaatcactaacccatgtccctcagcacctcgtccacccggcccttaaacccctccagggaaggggactcaaccccctccctgggcagcctctgccagtgctcaatcaccctttccgtgaaaaatttcttcctgctgtccagcctgaccctcccctggtggagcttgaggccattccctctcgtcctgtcccctgtcccttgggagaagagcccagctccctcctctccacaacctcctctcagggagttgcagagagcaatgaggtctcccctcagcctcctcttctccaggctaaacacccccagctctctcagatgctcctcgcaatccttgttctccagccccctcaccagcttcgttgctcttctctggactcgctccagagcctcaacatccttcttgtggggaggggcccaggactgaccccaggattcgaggagcggtctccccagggccgagtccagagggagaagaacctccctggccct harbors:
- the LOC138731574 gene encoding glycerol-3-phosphate acyltransferase 2, mitochondrial-like, coding for MNIWVCDSGQKVEIFIPFLGKCRPPLWRCCQTCTLRSWDDFYREDLGSLGFRNAIRVTEEDTRYRGWLVRRVCGLIAVWGWKIPADVPKDLAARICRSKRVRDVTSSWSLVPRGDNESHQGWKEKVLEILAEIQSPLSFLTLRLCNWLLLKLLSRLFLNVQLHRGQLEMVLRASRMSDTPLVFLSTQKSQLDGLLLTFLLLSQGLGAPRVAGGAQLAGPRLRALLRRLGGIFLPSGMKRSQRDQDKALSGAVVAAYVEEVLRSHQPLLIFLEEPLAARHLSAPARQWLAMVHGAVRDGSVPDVLLVPVGIAYDVVPGGFPGEDAVSARWPLSLWAACRALCRNLGCARVDFGQPFSLQEFAARTLAQPSRTEESLEELLLPTILGTCSRQPGGSSAPIPSGGTEREKEEMLVTRLGLHSLHDSVACSAVMAVGITAALLLHKHQEGVFFSWLMADFAWLLEEILLHQRDVGFSGQLRVLVQHSLILLKARVTLYHLSPVGDALVVPEGSVEALRELGYHSAAILPVFGSEAVGACAIHASLTEMLPFVGAPAGAASVVLSQGELQQKILELLRLLPTTLLGLQPCQPLELQSQDILDKLLLCGLLEPEEPESSKRWVCDLAPSHFGRRRLGGTMDFSDSDSEDRAPKRCFKLSEPQGSPGFFRFLCQLLRPTLSTYVRAVAFLERPSWPQPEDAYVEALLEFLAEGDGFVHPTRSLALSSLQTFKELGVLEELPSSKGSLLHLSELFLSAASREKLAAFIQRFTD